A region from the Helcococcus ovis genome encodes:
- the gltX gene encoding glutamate--tRNA ligase: MSEVRVRFAPSPTGYVHIGGLRTALYNYLFARHEKGKFILRIEDTDRTRYVEGALENLIEVLQWAGLDYDEGVFLDENRNIYEKGQYGPYIQSDRVKEGIYDKHIKKLIDEDKAYYCFCTADRLNNLREQQKADGKMPKYDGLCRGISKEEAQKRVDAGEPHVVRLKLPANKDIQFNDAIKGHLSINTNDMDDQVLIKTDGFPTYHFAVVIDDHDMKITHVVRGDEWVSSTPKHVYLYEALGWEAPTYVHLPTVLGKDKKKLSKRNADVSVEDFKQKGYLRDALINYIALVGWSPETNQEILSHDELVKQFSFERVSRSGGVFDEDKLDWVNSHYIKELSDSELAAELKPYLVECGYISEDKSIEELEEIAATFKTSLNKFSEIVKQTDFIFADYQNGVFYDEVKENINSEDAKKVLTTLKVIVENEGMNEELAKSVMKRIQKETGIKGKSLFFPVRSALSGSEHGPEMVHIFMILGKEGILNRLNYVLENY; encoded by the coding sequence ATGAGTGAAGTTAGAGTAAGATTTGCACCAAGTCCAACGGGGTATGTTCATATTGGTGGTTTAAGGACGGCGTTATATAATTATTTATTTGCTAGACATGAAAAAGGTAAATTCATTTTAAGAATTGAAGATACAGATAGAACAAGATATGTTGAAGGTGCATTAGAAAATCTTATAGAAGTTTTACAATGGGCAGGATTAGATTATGATGAAGGTGTATTTTTAGATGAAAATAGAAATATTTATGAAAAAGGACAATATGGTCCATACATCCAATCCGACAGAGTAAAAGAAGGTATATATGATAAACATATAAAAAAATTAATAGATGAAGATAAGGCATATTATTGCTTTTGTACAGCGGATAGATTAAATAATTTGAGAGAACAACAAAAAGCTGATGGTAAAATGCCGAAATATGATGGTTTATGTAGAGGTATTTCAAAAGAAGAAGCTCAAAAAAGAGTTGATGCCGGTGAACCGCACGTTGTAAGGTTAAAATTACCGGCAAATAAGGATATTCAATTTAACGATGCAATTAAAGGTCATTTGAGTATAAATACAAATGATATGGATGACCAAGTTTTGATTAAAACTGATGGATTTCCAACATATCACTTTGCAGTAGTTATAGATGACCATGATATGAAAATTACTCACGTTGTAAGAGGGGATGAATGGGTTTCGTCAACACCAAAACATGTTTATTTATATGAAGCTTTGGGATGGGAAGCTCCAACATATGTTCACCTTCCAACCGTTTTAGGAAAAGATAAAAAGAAATTATCTAAGAGAAATGCAGATGTTTCAGTTGAAGACTTTAAGCAAAAAGGATATTTAAGAGATGCGTTAATTAACTATATTGCACTTGTCGGATGGTCTCCGGAAACAAATCAAGAAATACTTTCACATGATGAGTTAGTAAAACAATTTAGTTTTGAAAGGGTGTCCAGATCAGGAGGGGTATTTGATGAAGATAAACTTGATTGGGTAAATAGCCATTATATCAAAGAATTATCAGATTCAGAATTGGCAGCAGAATTAAAACCTTATTTAGTTGAATGCGGATATATTTCAGAAGATAAGTCGATTGAAGAATTAGAAGAAATAGCTGCTACATTCAAGACCTCACTAAATAAATTTTCTGAAATTGTAAAGCAAACGGATTTCATTTTTGCTGATTATCAAAATGGAGTATTTTATGATGAAGTTAAAGAAAATATAAATTCAGAAGATGCAAAGAAAGTTTTAACTACATTAAAAGTAATTGTTGAAAATGAAGGGATGAACGAAGAACTAGCGAAATCTGTTATGAAGAGAATTCAAAAAGAAACAGGAATAAAAGGAAAATCATTATTCTTTCCGGTAAGATCAGCACTATCAGGTTCAGAACATGGACCGGAAATGGTTCACATCTTTATGATTCTTGGAAAAGAGGGGATTTTAAATAGATTAAACTATGTTTTAGAGAATTATTAA
- a CDS encoding CdaR family protein: MEIIKRNWKIKLLSLFIAIVLWVFIIANENPTVNTRISSIPIIYENLDKLDQKGLILNQDITKNLDVSVSGKRSNIISLTPQHIIISADLSNIKEGRNKVSLSYTLPEGIKLEDAPKTMDVNIEKIITKDFIVKVKNESKLQADYILESTKVTPEKITVKGSRSNIDSIKNIFVKLDLSNLDSDITLNKEIYAENSDGEQVEGLVFGQEFVNINALVSKQKEVSITISKKGNVPSGYKFIDSKLSKSKVYIKGPKNVIDNIKSIKTEDIDLSNITESKKIDVKLSLPTDVVLVDSNTNYTVDISVKKLETAKEVKE; the protein is encoded by the coding sequence ATGGAAATAATTAAAAGAAATTGGAAAATTAAATTATTATCTCTATTTATTGCGATAGTTCTTTGGGTATTCATAATTGCAAATGAAAATCCAACAGTTAATACGAGGATAAGCAGTATACCTATAATATATGAAAATTTGGATAAATTAGATCAAAAAGGGCTGATACTGAATCAAGATATAACTAAAAATTTAGATGTATCAGTTTCAGGAAAAAGATCAAATATTATAAGTTTAACACCACAACATATAATAATTTCCGCAGATTTATCAAATATTAAAGAAGGACGAAATAAGGTAAGCCTTAGTTATACACTTCCGGAGGGAATAAAATTAGAAGATGCTCCAAAGACTATGGATGTAAACATAGAAAAAATTATAACAAAGGACTTTATTGTTAAGGTCAAAAATGAATCAAAACTACAGGCTGATTATATTTTAGAATCGACTAAAGTAACACCTGAAAAAATTACTGTTAAAGGTTCCAGATCTAATATTGATAGTATAAAAAATATTTTTGTAAAATTGGATTTATCTAATTTAGATAGTGATATTACTTTGAATAAGGAAATATATGCTGAAAACTCTGATGGAGAACAGGTTGAGGGTTTAGTTTTTGGTCAAGAATTTGTAAATATAAATGCATTAGTTTCTAAACAAAAAGAGGTATCTATTACAATTTCTAAAAAAGGTAATGTACCGAGCGGATATAAATTTATTGATTCTAAATTAAGTAAAAGCAAGGTATACATAAAAGGACCTAAAAATGTAATAGATAATATTAAAAGTATAAAAACAGAAGATATCGATTTGTCAAATATTACTGAAAGTAAAAAAATTGATGTAAAATTAAGTCTTCCAACAGATGTAGTATTAGTAGATTCAAATACAAATTACACAGTAGATATAAGTGTAAAAAAACTGGAAACAGCAAAAGAAGTTAAAGAATAA
- the cdaA gene encoding diadenylate cyclase CdaA: MEFFNELKIAFMTIKITDIIDVLVMTFIIYKVIMLVRETRAAQLLKGLFLILIFSRISILLNLYTVNWLISSVFTVGMVLIIVVFQPELRRAFEKLGRSNSIFTSIVKLKVQQINFKTEEIVNAVASLSRQKIGALIVIENGVGLADIVETGTMLNSEISSELIINLFFPKSPLHDGAVIIKDEKIVAAGCFLPLSSNNSLSKELGTRHRAALGMSEKSDAFIIVVSEETGIITTVQNSSISRHIDSETLKNTLNKLFADSDNTIFKKITSGDENGNN, encoded by the coding sequence TTGGAATTTTTTAATGAATTAAAAATTGCTTTTATGACCATAAAAATAACTGATATTATTGATGTTTTAGTTATGACATTTATTATTTATAAAGTTATTATGTTAGTAAGAGAAACTAGAGCTGCTCAGTTATTAAAAGGTCTATTTTTAATACTTATATTTTCTAGAATAAGTATATTATTGAATTTGTATACTGTAAATTGGCTTATTTCAAGCGTGTTTACTGTTGGTATGGTATTAATTATTGTAGTATTTCAACCTGAACTTAGACGTGCTTTTGAAAAACTTGGTAGATCAAATAGTATTTTTACATCAATTGTAAAATTAAAAGTTCAGCAGATAAATTTTAAGACTGAGGAGATAGTAAATGCCGTAGCATCATTATCAAGGCAAAAAATAGGAGCATTAATTGTGATTGAAAATGGAGTTGGTTTGGCTGATATTGTTGAAACGGGGACAATGCTTAATTCTGAAATATCCAGTGAGCTAATTATTAATTTATTCTTTCCAAAATCTCCATTGCATGATGGAGCAGTGATTATAAAAGATGAAAAAATTGTTGCTGCCGGATGTTTTTTGCCATTGTCATCAAATAATTCTCTATCAAAGGAATTAGGAACCAGACATAGAGCAGCCTTAGGGATGAGCGAAAAATCTGATGCGTTTATAATAGTTGTTTCAGAAGAAACCGGTATTATTACAACGGTTCAAAATTCAAGTATTTCAAGACATATAGATAGTGAAACTCTAAAAAATACACTAAATAAATTATTTGCTGATAGTGATAACACTATTTTTAAGAAGATAACTAGTGGAGATGAAAATGGAAATAATTAA
- a CDS encoding C39 family peptidase, giving the protein MNRENNSLRDRREKIKRQKKIKIYRIIKLVFIFVLFIFVVFAVRALFLKFSNNEDKTKIKTENKAEKNNQKVETKKETNKENASNKQDDNVKKDGETRKLGDIIIESLNGVNRFQKGKIINPFADVKFEENDLKERIEKLDESLKLKIERYPESKSTVLKYQDFKDDNSELGDVKKDYENSRDFNRKVKLNYLNQWDIRWGYDKVDDEYIAISGCGPTTLAMIYSGFTGDTSITPFEMAQRMNKLGLYTKAGGEYGIFTSGAKDIGLTGYEIPLSKESVESELEKGRVIVALVVNNNIGDFTQSSGHYIAISEKIDNGKFLIYDVNSYKNTNKEWDFDRIFSQTKLFYSVGK; this is encoded by the coding sequence TTGAATAGAGAAAATAATAGCTTAAGAGATAGAAGAGAAAAAATAAAAAGACAAAAAAAAATAAAAATTTATAGGATAATAAAACTGGTTTTTATATTTGTGCTTTTCATTTTTGTTGTATTTGCTGTAAGAGCATTGTTTTTAAAATTTTCAAATAATGAAGATAAAACAAAGATAAAAACAGAAAATAAAGCTGAAAAAAACAATCAGAAAGTAGAAACAAAAAAGGAAACAAATAAAGAAAATGCAAGCAATAAACAAGACGATAATGTAAAAAAGGATGGCGAAACCAGAAAATTAGGAGATATAATAATTGAGAGCTTAAATGGAGTTAATAGATTTCAAAAAGGGAAAATTATAAATCCGTTTGCAGATGTTAAATTTGAAGAAAATGATTTAAAAGAAAGAATTGAAAAACTTGATGAAAGTTTAAAATTGAAAATTGAAAGATATCCGGAATCAAAATCTACAGTTTTGAAATATCAGGATTTTAAGGATGATAATTCAGAACTTGGAGATGTAAAAAAAGACTATGAAAATTCTAGAGATTTCAATAGAAAGGTAAAACTAAATTATTTAAATCAGTGGGATATAAGATGGGGTTATGATAAAGTCGACGATGAATATATTGCTATATCAGGCTGTGGACCAACAACATTAGCTATGATTTATTCTGGATTTACAGGAGATACTTCAATAACGCCTTTTGAAATGGCTCAAAGAATGAATAAACTTGGATTATATACAAAAGCTGGCGGAGAATATGGAATATTCACTAGCGGTGCGAAGGATATTGGTCTTACTGGATATGAAATTCCTTTAAGCAAAGAAAGTGTTGAATCCGAGTTGGAAAAAGGTAGGGTAATTGTTGCTCTTGTAGTTAATAATAATATTGGAGATTTTACTCAATCATCAGGACACTATATAGCGATTTCAGAAAAAATAGATAATGGTAAATTTTTAATTTATGATGTAAATTCATATAAAAATACGAATAAAGAATGGGATTTTGATAGGATTTTTTCTCAAACAAAGTTATTTTATTCTGTAGGTAAATAA
- a CDS encoding ABC-F family ATP-binding cassette domain-containing protein, protein MITVNNLSLIFPDKKLFEDVDLIFTPGNCYGIIGANGAGKSTFLKILSGEKEPTKGSVSYPKDVRLSKLNQDHYAFEEYQVLDTVLMGNAKLYEIAKEKEAIYMKEDFSDEDGMRAAELEAEYAEMGGYESEAEASTLLQGLGIDVSMHYMLMSELKESDKIKVLLAQALFGKPDVLLLDEPTNGIDLRAVLWLQEFLINFEGIVIVVSHDRYFLNEVCTIMVDIDFSRIKMFTGNYDFWYESSQLALKMAKDENKKKEEKVKELKEFIQRFSANKSKSKQATSRKKLLDKITLDDIQPSTRRYPFVGFTLSREPGNEILNVENLTIEENGKKLIDNMSFRVEKNDKIGFIGNEIAISKFFDLISKGNIDGNNSFKWGQTITTEYFPKDNSEYFENSPYNLVDWLRQYSKDQSEFFIRGFLGKMLFSGDEVYKQSSVLSGGEKVRMMFSKMMVEPANLIILDQPTNHLDLESIESVNNGLINYKGNLLFTSLDHQFVNSIANRIIEIFDDGSYRDERITYDEYIEKYVK, encoded by the coding sequence ATGATTACAGTTAATAATTTAAGTTTAATATTTCCCGATAAAAAATTGTTTGAAGATGTAGATTTAATCTTCACACCGGGAAATTGTTATGGAATAATAGGAGCAAATGGAGCAGGAAAATCAACATTTTTAAAAATATTGTCCGGAGAAAAAGAGCCAACAAAAGGTAGTGTTTCTTATCCGAAAGATGTTAGATTAAGTAAATTAAATCAAGATCACTACGCATTTGAAGAATATCAAGTATTGGATACAGTATTAATGGGAAATGCAAAACTTTATGAAATAGCAAAAGAAAAAGAAGCTATTTATATGAAAGAAGATTTCTCTGATGAAGATGGGATGAGAGCTGCTGAATTAGAAGCAGAATATGCCGAAATGGGAGGATATGAATCAGAAGCAGAAGCATCCACTTTACTACAGGGATTAGGAATTGACGTTTCGATGCATTATATGCTGATGAGTGAATTGAAAGAATCAGATAAAATTAAAGTTTTATTGGCACAAGCATTATTTGGTAAACCGGATGTACTTTTACTTGACGAACCTACAAATGGTATTGATTTAAGAGCGGTACTTTGGTTACAAGAATTTTTAATTAATTTTGAAGGAATTGTTATAGTTGTTTCCCACGATAGATATTTCTTAAATGAAGTGTGTACAATTATGGTTGATATTGATTTTTCAAGAATCAAGATGTTTACAGGTAATTATGATTTTTGGTATGAATCATCTCAATTAGCATTAAAAATGGCTAAAGATGAAAATAAGAAAAAAGAAGAAAAAGTAAAAGAATTAAAAGAATTTATTCAAAGATTTTCCGCTAATAAATCAAAATCGAAACAAGCAACATCAAGAAAAAAATTATTAGACAAGATTACTTTGGATGATATTCAACCTTCTACAAGAAGATATCCTTTTGTCGGATTCACATTATCCAGAGAACCCGGTAATGAAATTCTTAATGTTGAAAATCTTACTATAGAAGAAAATGGTAAAAAATTAATTGATAATATGTCATTTAGAGTAGAAAAAAATGATAAAATTGGTTTTATAGGAAATGAAATAGCTATAAGTAAATTTTTTGATTTAATTTCAAAAGGAAATATTGACGGTAATAACTCATTTAAATGGGGACAAACCATTACAACAGAATATTTTCCAAAAGATAATTCAGAATATTTTGAAAATAGTCCATATAATTTGGTGGATTGGTTAAGACAGTATTCAAAAGACCAATCAGAATTTTTTATAAGAGGATTTTTAGGAAAAATGTTATTTTCTGGAGATGAAGTATATAAACAGTCTTCAGTATTATCAGGGGGAGAAAAAGTTAGAATGATGTTTTCTAAAATGATGGTGGAACCTGCTAATTTAATAATTTTAGATCAACCAACAAATCATTTAGACTTAGAAAGTATAGAATCAGTTAATAATGGCTTAATAAATTATAAAGGTAATTTGTTGTTTACATCTTTAGACCATCAATTTGTAAATTCTATAGCAAATAGGATTATTGAAATTTTTGATGATGGATCATATAGAGATGAAAGAATCACATATGATGAATATATTGAAAAATATGTTAAATAA
- a CDS encoding N-acetylmuramoyl-L-alanine amidase family protein: MKKLLIGLSILTFLLLPGKGVIANQDDKDIKEKITLNTKSEKEKNKKAEITKITINDKEFTDKIEEVEFPYEIKIYTSKKADENSSISTQIKVLSKTYYEVKNDIKVYENYISLKPREALLNGQEYRLKIEDFLKSVEKRTEYFSNTLKKELKFKISNDLKEDLKLEKALINDDYNKDIIKNKDYKLTSSDTKISLYFNQPVSLEKFEKSVVDYNGKGIHINKENEKSYLDTARLTDEIFELIQENGKYKSKITFTMVGKLTYEDSLREPLAKNSKYTITIEDSIKNADKKSLSENKTLTLNTGDLEAKKWKLEIKDAKFIEPKNDGKEIEIVGGTKVVLEAPQKEGYVFTHWSDPHYLEKEFPKLYKEIIEKRNNKKLEFTMPNTDLYIYPEYKKINNKKGWVDLENSWYYIDNNGNMLKSEWIYDKKYSSWYYLNDNGKMAKSEWIYDKKYSSWYYLNDNGKMAKSEWIYDKKYSSWYYLNDNGKMAKSEWIYDKKYSSWYYLNDNGKMAKSEWIYDKKYASWYYLNDNGKMAKSQWVKHTDNEWYYLLDNGKMAKSMLIDKWKVNSKGIWVR, from the coding sequence ATGAAAAAATTATTAATTGGTTTAAGTATATTAACATTTTTACTATTGCCTGGTAAAGGTGTAATTGCTAATCAAGATGATAAAGATATTAAAGAAAAAATAACATTAAATACAAAATCAGAAAAAGAAAAAAATAAAAAAGCTGAAATAACAAAAATAACTATTAATGATAAAGAGTTTACTGATAAGATTGAAGAAGTGGAATTTCCTTACGAGATAAAAATATATACAAGTAAAAAAGCTGATGAAAATTCTTCTATATCAACTCAGATTAAAGTTTTAAGCAAAACTTATTATGAAGTTAAAAATGATATTAAAGTATATGAAAATTATATATCCTTAAAGCCAAGAGAAGCTCTTTTAAACGGACAAGAATATCGTTTAAAAATAGAAGATTTTTTAAAAAGTGTTGAAAAAAGAACAGAATATTTTTCAAATACACTAAAAAAAGAATTAAAATTTAAGATATCAAATGATTTAAAAGAAGATTTAAAACTTGAAAAAGCTCTAATAAATGATGATTATAATAAGGATATAATTAAAAATAAAGATTATAAATTAACTAGTTCTGATACAAAAATTTCATTATATTTTAATCAACCTGTTTCATTAGAAAAATTTGAAAAATCAGTGGTTGATTATAATGGTAAAGGGATACATATTAATAAGGAAAATGAAAAGAGTTATTTGGATACTGCAAGATTAACTGATGAAATATTTGAGTTGATTCAAGAAAATGGTAAGTATAAATCAAAAATAACTTTTACTATGGTAGGCAAATTAACTTATGAAGACTCTTTAAGAGAACCATTAGCAAAAAACTCAAAATATACAATAACTATTGAAGATAGTATCAAAAATGCTGATAAGAAATCATTAAGTGAAAACAAAACATTAACTCTAAACACAGGAGATTTAGAAGCGAAAAAGTGGAAATTAGAAATTAAAGATGCTAAATTTATAGAACCTAAAAATGATGGTAAAGAGATTGAAATAGTAGGAGGTACAAAAGTAGTTTTAGAAGCTCCTCAAAAAGAAGGTTATGTATTTACACATTGGAGTGATCCGCATTATCTTGAGAAAGAGTTTCCTAAACTATACAAAGAAATTATTGAAAAAAGAAATAATAAAAAGCTTGAATTTACAATGCCTAATACAGATTTATACATTTATCCGGAATACAAAAAAATAAATAACAAAAAAGGTTGGGTTGATTTAGAAAATAGTTGGTACTATATAGATAATAACGGAAATATGTTAAAATCGGAATGGATATACGATAAGAAGTATTCATCATGGTATTATCTAAATGATAACGGTAAGATGGCAAAATCAGAATGGATATACGATAAGAAGTACTCATCATGGTATTATCTAAATGATAACGGTAAGATGGCAAAATCAGAATGGATATATGATAAGAAGTACTCATCATGGTATTATCTAAATGATAATGGTAAGATGGCAAAATCAGAATGGATATATGATAAGAAGTACTCATCATGGTACTATCTAAATGATAACGGTAAGATGGCAAAATCAGAATGGATATATGATAAGAAATACGCATCATGGTACTATCTAAATGATAACGGCAAGATGGCTAAATCACAATGGGTAAAACATACAGATAATGAATGGTATTATCTGTTAGATAATGGTAAGATGGCTAAATCTATGTTAATAGATAAATGGAAAGTAAATTCTAAAGGAATTTGGGTGAGATAG
- a CDS encoding heavy metal translocating P-type ATPase: MNLRLKNLNYFILLKIITSIALYLFTYFNHKNANIIFMVIYIIMGYDVLIKSIKSIILWDFFDENFLMSFATLGAILINEYHEAASVMMLYQIGEYLREISVSKSKKSISNLLDLRNKKYSIIFDNQTTMVDYKNIVENDIILLKKGEKLPVDAILIEEYSSMDTSNLTGESLPKGFYKGDKLLSGYINLSNLVKVKAVSNYTNSTMSKLENLIKNMSNKKSVTESFIRIFANFYTPIVTISALLLIIIPTLIYGEFDKWFYRALVFLVISCPCAFVISVPLTYFAGIGKCAKKGIIVKGSNFFEEATKISKIYFDKTGTLTKGNFKVEKVNIKDEYYNEKIFKIISSMESLSYHPIAKAINEYFKLSVDTSEISDFIEINGKGIKGNYGENQLIIGTRKFLNENNILFDFNEELGTIIHIAYNSNYIGNIVINDEIKAQASKVIQKIKEDFNLESIMITGDKEEISRYVANKIGIDRVYAELLPEDKLNILNKEIALNEKITFVGDGVNDALSMASANLGISMGDKGADISIEISDIILMNDNLESIYKFFYISKITKKIVWQNIILSLGVKFSFLFFALFGLTNLHFAVLADVGLTLVAILNAMRLLYVKV; the protein is encoded by the coding sequence ATGAATTTAAGATTGAAAAATTTAAATTATTTTATATTGTTAAAAATAATAACTTCCATTGCTTTATATTTATTTACTTATTTTAATCATAAAAATGCAAATATTATTTTTATGGTTATATATATCATAATGGGATATGATGTTTTGATTAAGTCTATTAAAAGCATAATTTTGTGGGACTTTTTTGATGAGAATTTTTTAATGTCTTTTGCAACTCTCGGAGCAATTTTAATTAATGAATATCACGAAGCTGCATCTGTAATGATGTTATATCAAATTGGAGAGTATTTAAGAGAAATATCGGTATCAAAGTCTAAAAAATCTATTTCCAATTTGTTAGATTTAAGAAATAAAAAATATTCAATAATTTTTGATAATCAGACAACTATGGTAGATTATAAAAATATAGTTGAAAATGATATTATTTTATTAAAAAAGGGAGAAAAATTACCGGTAGATGCAATATTAATTGAAGAATATTCTTCAATGGATACATCAAATCTTACAGGCGAATCTTTACCTAAAGGTTTTTATAAAGGAGATAAACTTTTATCTGGATATATAAATTTATCAAATCTCGTAAAAGTAAAGGCTGTATCTAATTATACTAATTCTACTATGAGTAAATTAGAGAATTTAATAAAGAATATGTCTAATAAAAAATCTGTAACAGAAAGTTTTATTAGAATATTTGCTAATTTCTATACGCCTATAGTGACAATATCAGCACTTTTATTAATTATAATTCCTACTTTGATATATGGAGAATTTGATAAATGGTTTTATAGAGCACTAGTTTTTTTAGTTATTTCATGTCCATGTGCTTTTGTAATTTCTGTGCCTTTAACTTATTTTGCAGGGATAGGAAAATGTGCGAAAAAAGGAATTATTGTTAAAGGTTCTAATTTTTTTGAAGAAGCAACTAAAATTAGTAAAATATATTTTGATAAAACGGGGACTTTAACAAAAGGAAACTTTAAGGTAGAGAAAGTAAATATTAAAGATGAATATTATAATGAAAAAATTTTTAAAATTATTTCATCTATGGAATCATTATCGTATCACCCAATTGCAAAGGCTATAAATGAATATTTTAAATTAAGTGTTGATACATCAGAAATAAGTGATTTTATTGAAATTAATGGAAAAGGGATAAAAGGAAATTATGGAGAAAATCAATTAATAATTGGCACTAGGAAATTTTTAAATGAAAATAATATATTGTTTGACTTTAATGAAGAGCTGGGAACTATTATTCATATAGCTTACAATTCAAATTATATAGGAAATATTGTAATAAATGACGAAATAAAAGCTCAAGCTTCTAAAGTAATTCAAAAAATAAAAGAAGATTTTAATTTAGAAAGTATTATGATTACGGGAGATAAGGAAGAGATTTCAAGGTATGTTGCAAATAAAATTGGCATAGATAGGGTATATGCTGAGTTGTTACCCGAAGATAAATTAAATATATTAAATAAAGAAATTGCATTAAATGAAAAAATTACATTTGTAGGAGATGGAGTTAATGATGCACTATCAATGGCTTCAGCTAATTTGGGAATTTCAATGGGAGATAAGGGAGCAGATATATCAATTGAAATTTCAGATATAATATTGATGAATGATAATTTAGAAAGCATATATAAATTTTTCTACATTTCTAAAATTACAAAAAAAATAGTATGGCAAAATATAATTTTATCTTTAGGTGTTAAATTTTCGTTTTTATTTTTTGCATTATTTGGATTAACCAATTTACATTTTGCAGTTTTGGCTGATGTAGGGTTGACATTAGTGGCTATATTAAATGCAATGAGGTTATTATATGTAAAAGTTTAA
- a CDS encoding metal ABC transporter permease, whose amino-acid sequence MLDIFEYEFMRRAFIVGTFLAIILPCMGLPIVLKRLSMIGDTLSHSSLAGLTVGLAFGIHPLLSAILACIIAGLSIEFIRNRLRAYQEISTVIILAASVGLAGIFTSLIGNTNSLSSYLFGSIVTISDLEYIIVSLVSLLVLIIYTVLYRRIYISVFDPKAAHILGININIINFMITFLSAITISISAKTIGSLIVSSLLVIPVICSMQFAKTYRNTLILSIIFSIIFVHAGLIISYIYNLKPGSVIVLVSVVCLIISMFIKKK is encoded by the coding sequence ATGCTAGATATATTTGAATATGAATTTATGAGAAGAGCTTTTATAGTTGGGACATTTTTAGCGATAATCCTTCCTTGTATGGGATTACCTATAGTATTAAAGAGATTATCAATGATAGGAGACACATTATCCCATTCATCGTTAGCCGGATTGACAGTTGGACTGGCATTTGGGATACACCCGCTATTAAGTGCTATATTAGCGTGTATTATTGCAGGGTTGAGCATAGAATTTATAAGAAATAGATTGAGAGCATATCAAGAAATTTCAACAGTAATTATATTGGCAGCTTCTGTCGGATTAGCAGGAATATTTACAAGTTTAATTGGAAATACCAATTCTTTGAGTTCCTATTTATTTGGTTCAATTGTAACGATTAGTGATTTGGAATATATAATAGTATCACTTGTATCGTTATTAGTTTTAATTATATATACAGTATTATATAGACGTATATATATAAGTGTATTTGATCCTAAGGCTGCTCATATTTTAGGGATAAATATTAATATTATTAATTTTATGATAACTTTTTTAAGTGCTATCACTATATCTATATCAGCAAAAACTATAGGTTCTTTGATAGTATCATCTCTCTTAGTTATCCCTGTAATTTGTTCAATGCAATTTGCTAAAACTTATAGAAATACACTTATACTTTCGATAATATTTTCTATAATTTTTGTCCATGCCGGATTAATTATATCTTATATATATAATTTAAAGCCGGGGTCGGTTATAGTTTTGGTATCAGTGGTATGTTTGATAATATCTATGTTTATAAAGAAAAAATAG